A portion of the Lolium rigidum isolate FL_2022 chromosome 1, APGP_CSIRO_Lrig_0.1, whole genome shotgun sequence genome contains these proteins:
- the LOC124683261 gene encoding molybdate-anion transporter, whose translation MGVVIEREEWVLTPLAYPLLSAASLAAVLLLPHFSRWHSAVVAPSSPSPFDVGTTPFIRFRRAFLLLFSLASVVEGIQLVFGEDEFSRCGFGREQMAARLAAATVAALFLGGASGIVADKLGPQRACIFYWMLQLVVGAFKTFSGLRCSWINNFILALASSMFSFCFETWIVLEHEKQGQKQDLLFDTFWLMTFFESVSLVGSQGITNLLLDDDDKGILLPYLFAALVSTIGILYIRKAPVTSTTQHASVIGSYQKSFFAHVLRDKRVLILVLAQASVQFSVSAFWFLWTPTIVADGRDAPLSLIYPCFLVSRMVGSAAFPWFYGAMAPLQNEDSLTTAYIAAGLALSIVAYDYQEIGTLVILFCIFHACVGFILPSLARFRTMYLPNELRGGMMSFSLALANAPIFVFLLQGAYHRNIANSTILGLAACGLLSAGGCIHMLRRWRKHTRQNARSL comes from the exons ATGGGGGTGGTGATCGAGAGGGAGGAGTGGGTGCTCACGCCCCTCGCCTACCCTCTGCTCTCCGCCGCCTCACtcgccgccgtcctcctcctcccccacttCTCCCGGTGGCACTCCGCCGTCGTCGCCCCGTCGTCCCCCTCCCCCTTCGACGTCGGAACCACCCCCTTCATCCGCTTCCGCCGCGCCTTCCTGCTCCTCTTCTCCCTTGCATCCG TGGTGGAGGGGATCCAGTTGGTATTCGGGGAGGATGAGTTTTCGCGGTGCGGGTTCGGCAGGGAGCAGATGGCCGCGCGCCTTGCGGCGGCCACGGTCGCCGCGCTCTTTCTTGGCGGTGCCTCTGGCATTGTCGCTGACAAACT AGGACCACAGCGTGCTTGCATATTTTACTGGATGCTTCAGCTTGTGGTGGgtgccttcaaaactttcagtggGCTTCGTTGTTCATGGATCAACAATTTCATTTTGGCTCTTGCTTCTTCAATGTTCTCGTTCTGTTTTGAGACGTGGATTGTCCTGGAGCATGAGAAG CAAGGCCAGAAGCAAGATTTGCTGTTTGATACCTTTTGGCTGATGACGTTCTTCGAATCGGTCTCTCTAGTTGGAAGTCAAGGAATCACAAATTTATTGCTTGATGATGATGACAAAGGAATCTTGCTTCCGTACTTGTTTGCAGCCTTAGTGTCAACAATAGGAATACTGTATATCAGAAAAGCACCAGTTACCAGTACAACCCAGCATGCATCTGTCATTGGAAGCTACCAAAAATCCTTTTTCGCTCATGTCCTCAGAG ACAAAAGAGTGCTGATCCTGGTCTTAGCTCAAGCAAGTGTCCAGTTCTCTGTATCAGCCTTTTGGTTTCTGTGGACACCAACAATAGTG GCTGATGGAAGGGATGCTCCGCTGTCCCTAATCTACCCATGTTTCCTAGTCTCAAGAATGGTTGGAAGTGCTGCTTTTCCATGGTTTTATGGAGCCATGGCTCCTCTCCAGAACGAGGATAGCCTGACAACAGCATACATTGCCGCTGGGCTTGCTTTGTCGATTGTGGCTTATGATTACCAG GAGATTGGGACACTGGTGATACTGTTCTGCATCTTCCACGCATGCGTGGGCTTTATTTTACCTTCACTAGCAAGATTTAGGACAAT GTACCTGCCAAACGAACTACGTGGGGGCATGATGAGCTTTTCGCTAGCATTGGCAAATGCACCTATCTTCGTTTTCCTCTTACAG GGCGCCTACCATCGAAACATCGCCAATTCAACCATTCTAGGCCTTGCAGCCTGTGGCCTTTTATCTGCTGGGGGCTGCATTCATATGCTCAGGCGCTGGAGAAAACACACCCGGCAAAACGCACGTAGCCTGTAG